One segment of Ricinus communis isolate WT05 ecotype wild-type chromosome 8, ASM1957865v1, whole genome shotgun sequence DNA contains the following:
- the LOC8277834 gene encoding LOW QUALITY PROTEIN: WAT1-related protein At3g18200 (The sequence of the model RefSeq protein was modified relative to this genomic sequence to represent the inferred CDS: substituted 2 bases at 2 genomic stop codons), translating to MANHRIFSDRMRLLLALFSLQLCYSGFHIVSRVALNIGVSKIVYPVYRNIIALLLLGPIAYFLEKERPPLTLGLLVQFFLLALLGITANQGFYLLGLYYASPTFAPAMQNSVPAVTFIMASALGLEXVNVARRDGLAKIVGTIVSVGGATVITLYKGPPLLHXTRDNTIEEMYSEKVQNWTWGCIYLFGHCLSWADWIVLQAPILKKYPAKLTVTSFTCFFGLVQFLGIAAFVETDLTNWKIQSGEELFTILYAGIVASSIIFSLQTWCIHKGGPVFVAIFQPMQTLLVAIMASLILGDQLYFGRIIGAILIMLGLYSVLWGKSEEKRVETDEKPETLTRTS from the exons ATGGCCAATCATAGAATTTTCTCTGACAGAATGAGACTTCTTCTAGCATTGTTTTCATTACAGTTATGCTATTCGGGGTTTCACATTGTGTCAAGAGTTGCACTAAACATTGGTGTTAGCAAGATTGTTTATCCAGTTTATAGAAACATCATTGCACTGCTTTTGTTGGGTCCTATTGCTTATTTCTTAGAGAAA GAAAGGCCCCCTCTTACTCTAGGTCTGCTGGTCCAGTTCTTCCTCCTAGCATTACTAGG AATCACGGCAAATCAAGGATTTTATCTCCTGGGACTGTATTATGCATCTCCTACTTTTGCTCCAGCAATGCAAAACTCAGTTCCTGCAGTTACTTTCATCATGGCTTCTGCTTTAGg ACTTGAATGAGTCAATGTTGCAAGGAGAGATGGGTTAGCCAAAATTGTAGGAACCATTGTAAGCGTAGGGGGTGCTACTGTAATTACGCTCTACAAAGGCCCTCCTCTTCTGCACTAAACACGAGATAATACAATCGAAGAAATGTATTCAGAGAAAGTGCAGAACTGGACATGGGGTTGTATATACTTGTTTGGACACTGCTTGTCATGGGCCGATTGGATCGTCCTTCAG GCTCCAATTCTGAAGAAGTATCCAGCTAAACTCACAGTCACTTCTTTTACGTGCTTCTTTGGATTGGTTCAGTTTTTGGGCATAGCAGCATTTGTAGAAACTGATCTCACTAATTGGAAAATCCAATCAGGAGAAGAGCTTTTCACCATCTTATATGCT GGAATTGTGGCCTCTAGTATCATCTTTTCTCTTCAAACATGGTGCATCCACAAAGGGGGTCCTGTGTTTGTTGCCATTTTCCAGCCCATGCAGACTCTTTTAGTTGCTATAATGGCTTCTCTGATTCTTGGAGATCAACTATACTTTGGACG GATAATTGGTGCAATTCTGATTATGCTCGGACTATATTCTGTCCTGTGGGGGAAAAGTGAAGAGAAAAGGGTGGAAACTGATGAGAAGCCAGAAACTTTGACAAGAACTTCTTGA
- the LOC8277833 gene encoding T-complex protein 1 subunit delta, translating to MAAPTVSLPRSSKTESYVDNKRKEDIRHANIVAARAVADAVRTSLGPRGMDKMISTASGEVIITNDGATILNKMEVLQPAAKMLVELSKSQDAAAGDGTTTVVVIAGALLKQCLSLLSSGIHPTVISDSLHKASIKAVDVLTAMAVPVELSDRDSLIKSASTSLNSKVVSQYSTLLAPLAVDAVLSVVDPAKPDLVDLRDIKIVKKLGGTVDDTEMVRGLVFDKKVSHTAGGPTRVENAKIAVIQFQISPPKTDIEQSIVVSDYTQMDRILKEERNYILGMIKKIKATGCNVLLIQKSILRDAVTDLSLHYLAKAKILVVKDVERDEIEFITKTLNCLPIANIEHFKEEKLGYADLVEEISLGDGKIVKITGIKNMGRTTTVLVRGSNQLVLDEAERSLHDALCVVRCLVNKRFLIAGGGAPEIELSRQLGAWAKVLHGMEGYCVRSFAEALEVIPYTLAENAGLNPIAIVTELRNRHAQGEINAGINVRKGQITNILEENVVQPLLVSTSAITLATECVRMILKIDDIVTVR from the coding sequence ATGGCGGCACCCACAGTCTCTCTTCCCAGATCTTCCAAAACAGAATCCTATGTTGACAACAAGCGCAAGGAAGACATCCGCCACGCTAACATCGTGGCCGCTAGAGCAGTAGCCGACGCTGTTCGCACCAGCCTCGGCCCTAGAGGAATGGACAAGATGATTTCCACTGCCAGCGGTGAGGTTATCATCACCAATGACGGTGCTACAATTCTTAACAAAATGGAGGTCCTTCAGCCTGCTGCTAAAATGCTCGTTGAGCTCTCCAAATCGCAGGACGCTGCGGCTGGGGATGGTACCACTACTGTTGTTGTCATTGCTGGTGCGCTTTTGAAACAATGCTTGTCTCTTTTATCTAGTGGTATCCACCCCACGGTAATCTCTGATTCTCTCCACAAAGCTTCTATTAAAGCTGTTGATGTGTTGACTGCTATGGCTGTACCTGTTGAATTATCTGATCGTGACTCCTTAATTAAATCTGCTAGCACTTCTTTAAATAGTAAAGTAGTGAGTCAGTATTCTACCCTTCTCGCTCCATTGGCTGTGGATGCAGTTCTTTCTGTTGTTGATCCTGCTAAGCCTGATTTGGTTGATCTTAGGGATATTAAGATTGTGAAGAAGCTAGGTGGAACTGTTGATGACACTGAAATGGTTAGAGGTTTGGTTTTTGATAAGAAAGTTAGTCATACGGCTGGTGGGCCTACAAGAGTTGAGAATGCAAAGATTGCTGTGATTCAGTTCCAGATTTCACCTCCTAAGACTGATATAGAGCAGAGCATTGTGGTTTCTGATTATACCCAGATGGATAGAATTTTGAAGGAAGAGAGAAATTACATCTTGGGTATGATTAAGAAGATTAAGGCAACTGGATGCAATGTCTTATTGATTCAAAAGAGCATTTTGAGAGATGCAGTGACTGATTTGTCTCTCCATTATTTGGCAAAAGCTAAAATTTTGGTCGTTAAGGATGTGGAGAGAGATGAGATTGAGTTCATTACTAAGACTCTGAATTGCTTACCCATTGCAAATATTGAACATTTTAAAGAGGAGAAGCTGGGATATGCAGACCTTGTTGAGGAGATTTCACTTGGAGATGGCAAGATTGTTAAGATTACTGGGATTAAGAATATGGGAAGGACCACAACGGTGCTTGTGCGTGGTTCGAATCAATTGGTTCTTGATGAGGCTGAGCGAAGCTTGCATGATGCATTGTGTGTGGTTAGGTGTCTTGTGAACAAGCGATTTTTAATTGCTGGAGGAGGGGCTCCAGAGATTGAGCTCTCAAGGCAGCTTGGAGCTTGGGCAAAGGTGCTACATGGTATGGAAGGATACTGTGTGAGGTCCTTTGCAGAGGCACTTGAAGTGATTCCATATACTTTGGCCGAGAATGCAGGCTTGAACCCAATTGCTATTGTAACTGAGCTGAGGAATAGGCATGCTCAAGGTGAGATCAATGCTGGCATCAATGTCAGGAAGGGACAAATTACAAATATCCTGGAGGAGAATGTGGTGCAGCCTTTGCTTGTGAGCACAAGTGCAATAACTCTGGCTACTGAGTGTGTCCGGATGATTTTGAAGATTGATGACATTGTTACTGTCAGGTAA